One Ammoniphilus sp. CFH 90114 genomic window carries:
- a CDS encoding polysaccharide deacetylase family protein: protein MKKSNRLACLIWLLCMVFVISCSTNTQVPVEPPVKTPIQTQPTAPVASTPVEETEPSDVSEEPLEPAQDPEAKAKYHVDTKHFMIHSSEESNNQKIALLTFDDGPKGQVTMKILDTLDKYNAKSIWFVNGFNYGWDYKPSPQKEQQFNSLIQEIHNRGHIVANHTWEHGNLRKQSPEKQRKEITSMNELLENITGEKPRYFRPPFGAYSDIQKQVMKEENMQWMNWSVGSLDWEYKDPEKVVDQVLSNMHNGANILMHDFPVTAEALDPLLKELTEQGYHFVLPTEVRID, encoded by the coding sequence ATGAAAAAATCAAATCGTTTGGCATGCCTCATATGGCTTTTATGTATGGTATTCGTTATTTCTTGCTCTACTAATACCCAAGTCCCGGTCGAACCACCTGTTAAAACACCAATCCAAACTCAGCCAACAGCCCCTGTTGCCAGCACCCCAGTAGAAGAAACTGAGCCTTCCGACGTATCAGAAGAACCACTTGAACCGGCTCAAGATCCGGAGGCAAAAGCCAAATATCATGTCGATACGAAGCACTTTATGATCCATTCTTCCGAAGAAAGTAATAATCAAAAGATTGCCCTCCTCACCTTTGACGATGGTCCTAAGGGGCAAGTCACTATGAAGATCCTGGATACTTTAGATAAATATAACGCCAAATCGATCTGGTTTGTTAATGGTTTTAATTACGGATGGGATTACAAACCAAGCCCACAAAAAGAGCAACAATTCAATTCTCTTATTCAAGAAATCCATAATCGGGGGCATATCGTAGCGAATCATACTTGGGAGCACGGCAACTTAAGGAAACAATCTCCGGAAAAACAGCGAAAAGAAATTACCTCTATGAATGAACTACTTGAAAACATTACGGGGGAAAAGCCTCGATACTTTAGACCACCGTTCGGTGCCTATAGTGATATACAAAAGCAAGTGATGAAAGAAGAAAATATGCAATGGATGAACTGGTCAGTCGGTTCTCTAGATTGGGAGTACAAAGACCCTGAGAAAGTGGTAGATCAAGTCCTATCGAATATGCATAATGGAGCGAATATCCTCATGCATGATTTCCCTGTTACAGCAGAAGCGTTAGACCCGCTGTTAAAAGAGTTAACAGAGCAAGGTTATCATTTTGTATTGCCTACTGAAGTAAGAATTGATTAA
- a CDS encoding DNA repair helicase XPB: MEVKLENPLIVQSDRSLLLEVQNPLYEQARDAISPFCELIKSPEFIHTYRITSLSIWNAAAAGVTPVQMCSALIQFAKYGVPERLLDEIQDYASRYGMLKLERLDERLFLTSPDPLLLTELLRFRDLCSLLGEERTDYSVEVASYARGILKQELIRLGYPVQDIAGYIQGASLTLSFKADLRDYQSQAVESYYAGGSEFGGSGVLVLPCGAGKTVIGIAAMVKTGMETLILTTNVTSVRQWIQEILAKTDLTEDQVGEYSGNQKEVKPVTVSTYQMLTYRTGREADFTHIDLFSQRNWGFIIYDEVHMLPAPVFRVTADIQAKRRLGLTATLVREDGREEDVFTLVGPKKYDMPWKELEKKGWIAEANCSEIRISMSFSLREEYIYASTRQKSRVAAENPEKKRVVQQIIDQHERDQVLIIGQYVDQLEELSKELKIPVITGKTPQEERDRLYAKFRRSELKRLIVSKVANFAVDLPDANVAIQISGTFGSRQEEAQRLGRVLRPKEENTAYFYTLVSKGTKEEEWARKRQMFLVEQGYQYRVLDAESLHRG; this comes from the coding sequence ATGGAAGTTAAGTTAGAAAATCCATTAATCGTTCAAAGTGATAGGAGTCTATTATTAGAAGTTCAAAATCCCCTATATGAACAGGCCAGAGATGCAATTTCACCATTTTGTGAGCTGATAAAGAGTCCGGAATTTATCCATACTTATCGAATTACTTCTTTATCAATATGGAATGCTGCTGCAGCAGGTGTTACCCCTGTGCAGATGTGTTCTGCCTTAATTCAATTCGCTAAATATGGTGTTCCTGAACGTTTGCTGGACGAGATCCAAGACTATGCTTCACGGTATGGGATGCTAAAACTAGAGCGGTTGGATGAGAGGTTATTTCTTACTTCTCCAGATCCACTTTTGTTGACGGAGCTCCTTCGTTTCCGGGATTTGTGTTCCCTTCTAGGAGAAGAAAGAACCGATTACAGTGTAGAAGTTGCTTCTTATGCACGAGGAATTCTCAAACAGGAGTTAATTCGGCTCGGCTATCCCGTTCAAGATATTGCAGGGTATATTCAAGGTGCATCATTGACCTTATCGTTCAAAGCAGACCTAAGAGACTACCAAAGTCAAGCTGTCGAGTCCTATTATGCTGGTGGATCGGAATTTGGAGGGAGTGGTGTCCTCGTTCTTCCTTGTGGAGCAGGAAAAACAGTAATTGGCATTGCTGCTATGGTAAAAACGGGGATGGAAACCCTGATCTTAACAACGAATGTAACTTCTGTTAGGCAATGGATTCAAGAGATTCTAGCTAAGACGGATTTAACTGAAGACCAAGTAGGAGAGTATTCTGGAAATCAGAAAGAAGTGAAACCAGTAACGGTATCCACCTATCAGATGTTAACTTACCGCACGGGTCGTGAGGCAGACTTTACTCATATTGATTTATTTAGTCAGCGTAATTGGGGATTCATTATCTATGATGAAGTCCATATGCTCCCTGCTCCCGTCTTTCGAGTCACGGCGGATATTCAGGCGAAGAGGAGACTTGGACTTACAGCCACGCTGGTTAGAGAGGATGGAAGGGAAGAGGATGTTTTTACCCTAGTAGGACCTAAAAAGTATGACATGCCATGGAAGGAACTAGAAAAAAAGGGGTGGATTGCGGAAGCGAATTGTTCAGAAATTCGGATTTCTATGTCCTTTTCCCTTCGTGAAGAATACATCTATGCAAGTACAAGGCAAAAATCGAGAGTCGCTGCAGAAAACCCTGAAAAAAAGCGGGTTGTCCAGCAGATAATTGATCAGCACGAAAGGGATCAAGTCCTTATTATTGGACAATATGTTGATCAGTTAGAGGAGCTGTCTAAAGAATTAAAGATTCCGGTCATTACGGGAAAGACTCCACAGGAGGAAAGAGACAGGCTCTATGCAAAGTTTCGGAGAAGTGAACTGAAGCGGCTCATTGTCTCAAAAGTAGCTAACTTTGCCGTCGATCTACCTGACGCTAACGTCGCGATTCAGATTTCTGGAACCTTTGGATCCCGGCAAGAAGAGGCTCAGCGGCTTGGTCGAGTCTTACGACCTAAAGAAGAAAATACCGCCTACTTTTATACTCTGGTTTCGAAAGGAACAAAGGAAGAAGAGTGGGCACGAAAACGACAGATGTTTTTGGTGGAGCAAGGCTATCAGTACAGAGTATTGGATGCCGAGTCCCTGCATAGGGGATAG
- a CDS encoding glycoside hydrolase family 18 protein: MQIHVVQPGNTLYGISQAYGVPVNTIAQVNQINMQSSLVVGQTLVIPITGMYYWVRAGDTLFELGRRFGTSARTLARINRIPLNRPLPVGLRLYIPPRAKYRAEINAYVEPRGTEVAPGLEQAARDAAPYLTYLAPFSYQINRDGTLRPPLLNQFPSIAASQNVTLMMVVTNLENDQFSSELGAIILNNEEIQNRLLNNIITTAKQRGFRDIHFDLEFLREEDREAYNRFLRKAAARIRAEGFLISTALAPKTSGEQTGAWYTAHDYAAHGQIVDFVVIMTYEWGYSGGPPMPVSPIGPVRQVLEYAISVMPANKVMMGQNLYGYDWTLPYVAGGPYARALSPQAAIDLARRQNVAIMYDYRAQAPHFDYWDAEGKQHKVWFEDARSIQAKFNLVKELGLRGVSYWKLGLPFPQNWLLITENFEVVKR, translated from the coding sequence TTGCAGATTCATGTCGTCCAACCAGGAAACACACTGTATGGAATTTCACAGGCCTATGGCGTGCCAGTAAATACGATAGCCCAAGTAAATCAAATCAATATGCAAAGTTCGTTAGTTGTCGGCCAAACGCTAGTCATTCCTATAACGGGAATGTACTACTGGGTTCGTGCCGGGGATACCTTGTTTGAATTGGGAAGAAGATTCGGGACAAGTGCTCGAACACTTGCGCGGATTAATCGTATTCCGTTAAATAGGCCCTTGCCTGTTGGTCTGCGGCTCTATATTCCACCAAGAGCGAAATACCGAGCGGAGATTAATGCATATGTGGAGCCAAGGGGAACCGAAGTTGCTCCCGGGTTAGAACAAGCAGCAAGAGATGCCGCACCGTATTTAACCTACCTTGCTCCATTTAGTTATCAAATCAATCGAGATGGAACTTTACGGCCCCCCTTACTTAATCAATTCCCAAGTATTGCTGCTAGTCAGAATGTCACACTTATGATGGTGGTTACGAACTTAGAGAATGACCAATTCAGCTCCGAGCTAGGTGCCATTATTTTAAATAATGAGGAAATCCAGAATCGGCTACTGAACAATATTATAACTACAGCTAAGCAGCGTGGGTTTCGGGATATCCACTTTGATTTAGAATTTTTGAGAGAAGAAGACAGGGAAGCCTATAATCGTTTTCTCCGAAAGGCTGCAGCTCGAATTCGTGCAGAGGGATTTCTTATTTCAACAGCCCTTGCCCCTAAAACGAGTGGGGAACAAACGGGGGCTTGGTATACAGCCCATGATTATGCAGCCCATGGTCAAATCGTGGATTTCGTTGTCATCATGACCTATGAATGGGGATATAGTGGAGGCCCACCTATGCCTGTGTCTCCCATTGGTCCTGTACGCCAAGTCTTAGAATATGCGATTAGCGTGATGCCTGCGAATAAGGTAATGATGGGGCAAAATCTTTATGGATATGATTGGACATTACCCTACGTAGCTGGGGGACCTTATGCTAGAGCTCTAAGCCCTCAGGCGGCCATTGATCTCGCCCGTAGGCAAAACGTGGCCATTATGTATGATTATCGAGCTCAAGCTCCACACTTTGACTATTGGGACGCAGAAGGAAAACAACACAAGGTTTGGTTTGAAGATGCTCGTTCCATACAAGCGAAATTCAACTTGGTGAAAGAACTTGGGCTTCGAGGCGTTAGCTACTGGAAATTAGGTTTGCCGTTTCCACAAAACTGGCTATTAATAACGGAAAATTTTGAAGTGGTTAAAAGATAG
- a CDS encoding PIG-L deacetylase family protein: protein MSKRILFIFAHPDAFATGATIAKYASAGVEIHLFCATRGEAGKTGNPAQCLPEELADVREQELHRAAKQLGIEHLYVLRYPDGRLDQIPPVELSEEILKYMDKIRPHVAITFPPHGISGHKDHKAIQQASWMATVSDQNKWLDKLYYITIPESIAAHHTRRIFYDADELITTMIDAPETREQIAEALLEHKTQNMSIESVYPGLYQGDYSRIRTKNYYILAWHRSGLTPHFPEQDLFEGI from the coding sequence ATGTCAAAGCGTATCCTGTTTATATTCGCTCACCCTGATGCCTTTGCTACTGGAGCAACCATAGCGAAGTATGCAAGTGCTGGGGTGGAGATCCACCTGTTTTGTGCAACAAGAGGAGAGGCCGGTAAAACAGGTAATCCCGCGCAATGCCTCCCAGAGGAATTAGCGGATGTGCGGGAACAGGAGCTGCACAGAGCAGCTAAACAACTAGGGATTGAGCACCTGTATGTGCTCCGTTACCCAGATGGTAGGTTAGATCAAATACCGCCCGTGGAACTAAGTGAAGAGATCCTTAAGTATATGGACAAAATACGCCCCCATGTAGCAATTACGTTCCCCCCGCATGGCATATCGGGCCATAAAGACCACAAGGCTATCCAACAAGCTTCCTGGATGGCAACTGTATCTGACCAAAATAAATGGTTAGACAAATTATATTACATTACAATACCTGAATCGATAGCAGCTCATCATACACGCCGAATATTCTATGATGCAGATGAGCTGATTACGACCATGATCGACGCTCCTGAAACCAGAGAGCAAATAGCAGAAGCACTCTTAGAACATAAAACTCAAAACATGTCCATCGAATCAGTCTACCCTGGTTTGTATCAAGGAGATTACTCCCGTATTAGGACTAAGAACTATTACATCTTAGCATGGCATCGAAGTGGCTTAACCCCCCATTTTCCTGAACAGGATTTATTTGAGGGGATTTAA
- a CDS encoding DnaB-like helicase C-terminal domain-containing protein, with protein MMENNKDDYTSILPRRVSSEDLEKLHGYYRNNLNQEALDYLKKRGIQETTVERFELGFEPHRIGFTSHRGKTSGYFTNCLVFPIRDEKGQLVDLMGRSIYDEKPKYKTFVGRGDIFFNEEMIEQSDDILLCRNVFDVLSLEQEELPAICVNDYASFKESHAQKLKGKRVFICYPNDESGRRESNRISSLLTESATDVYTVYLPEGLRDINYFFTKVKNPRESFHQLLQETVEESEKAPVSPDMRNLVVFFEEYQKRHNGDVQGISTGFDSLDELLVGGLRTGFYLITGLVSSGKSMLLRQIADQIAKTSEPVVYVSWDMTGFELWARSMARHLKMSPRDILTGKVPIEQLTQANQYYASTAKNMWTMEGRMDTTLDEVEEYIERIIQSIGRIPIVFIDHLFRVPLRDKQGVLIQQNHASVAYILHQWSRQWDTPIVAAAPQQVHEQSLPSSVEAAVDVILSLETTEEKNGEQCENISLQVKKNRNGTLGQLSFVFDKEKAIFFPSQS; from the coding sequence ATGATGGAAAACAACAAGGATGATTATACTTCCATTCTTCCAAGGAGGGTATCTAGCGAGGACTTGGAAAAATTGCATGGTTATTACCGTAACAACTTAAACCAAGAAGCACTAGACTACCTGAAGAAGAGAGGAATTCAAGAAACTACAGTAGAACGGTTTGAACTCGGGTTTGAACCTCATCGCATAGGATTCACCTCGCATAGAGGGAAAACAAGCGGGTATTTTACCAATTGTCTTGTCTTTCCAATCAGAGATGAAAAAGGGCAATTAGTTGATCTGATGGGCAGATCCATCTATGATGAGAAGCCAAAATACAAAACTTTCGTAGGTCGAGGAGATATTTTTTTTAATGAAGAGATGATTGAACAGTCGGATGATATTCTTTTATGCCGTAACGTGTTCGATGTACTTTCTTTAGAGCAAGAGGAGTTACCCGCCATCTGTGTGAATGACTATGCAAGCTTTAAGGAGAGCCATGCGCAAAAGCTAAAAGGAAAGCGTGTTTTTATTTGTTATCCAAACGATGAGTCAGGTCGAAGGGAGAGCAATCGGATTTCCTCGTTATTAACAGAATCTGCAACGGATGTCTACACAGTCTACCTACCGGAGGGCTTACGTGATATAAACTATTTCTTTACGAAAGTAAAGAATCCAAGGGAATCTTTTCATCAGCTGTTGCAAGAAACGGTGGAAGAAAGTGAGAAGGCACCTGTATCTCCGGATATGAGGAATCTGGTGGTGTTCTTCGAAGAATACCAAAAAAGACATAACGGTGATGTACAAGGGATTTCTACAGGATTTGACTCCCTTGATGAGCTGCTGGTAGGAGGACTGCGAACGGGATTCTACCTCATTACGGGACTTGTATCAAGCGGTAAGTCAATGCTCCTTAGGCAAATTGCAGATCAAATTGCTAAGACTTCTGAGCCTGTTGTTTATGTATCGTGGGACATGACTGGATTTGAATTATGGGCACGGAGCATGGCTCGGCATCTTAAAATGTCACCAAGAGATATTTTGACCGGGAAGGTACCCATTGAACAGTTAACCCAAGCTAATCAGTACTACGCCTCCACTGCGAAGAATATGTGGACAATGGAAGGAAGAATGGATACAACACTGGATGAAGTGGAAGAATATATAGAGAGAATTATTCAGTCTATCGGACGTATACCCATAGTCTTTATTGACCACTTATTTAGGGTTCCTTTAAGGGATAAACAAGGTGTACTCATTCAGCAGAATCATGCTTCAGTTGCATACATTCTCCATCAATGGTCCAGACAGTGGGATACGCCTATTGTAGCAGCTGCGCCACAACAGGTTCACGAACAATCCCTGCCTTCTTCCGTTGAAGCTGCCGTTGACGTCATCTTAAGCTTAGAAACTACCGAAGAAAAAAATGGGGAACAGTGTGAAAATATCTCGCTTCAAGTCAAAAAGAACCGAAACGGAACATTAGGTCAATTATCTTTCGTTTTTGACAAGGAAAAAGCCATCTTTTTTCCTTCTCAATCGTAG
- a CDS encoding transketolase C-terminal domain-containing protein — MAIDYEKEKAALNQSKPAQKLVFESGNEMAAMAAAQINYHIMGYFPITPSTEVAQFLDAMKAKGQHDIVLIPTDGEHGSAGSCYGAAAAGARVFNATSANGFLYMLEQLPVQSGTRFPMVMNLATRAISGPLDIRGDHSDLYYGFNIGWPILLARTPQAVYDMNIMALKLAEHHDVRLPVLVAYDGFFTSHQKRRVQYFEDRKVVQDFVGPQPKNYNFALDPANPITVGPYMNDPDLINNNYQQSEAMYRAYDVFKQISKEYYELSGREYPILDLYQMEDAEVAVFLINSASETAKDVVDKLRAKGIKAGVISPNIIRPFPVKEIQEALKNVKALVVGERADSYGGHGANITHEIKSALQSDRNPAMVISRVFGVGGKDFYSDDAENFFQLGLDAIEKGYIEKAFDYYGHTPGKAELSPKRVLEPLYGDAYKTGLIKVTKNEETGKLDVKIPPLRSLTGKPKRIAPGHGACPGCGIFPGLEMFFKGIEGDIVVLFQTGCAMVVTTGYPYSSHKQTYIHNLFQNGGATLSGVVEAFHELKRRGEIEVQDDFTFVMVTGDGGMDIGMGPAIGAALRNHKMIILEYDNEGYMNTGSQLSYSTPLGHMTTTSNVGKYQGGKAFHHKDTVQIMASTNISYAFTGTEAYPQDLLKKAAKAQWYAQNVGTVYGKILIACPLNWKSPDELGESIVGTAVNTCFFPLYEIENGVTNITYDPEEKGKRVDVYEWVNSMGKTKHLTKPEYADMLDTFRQEVERRWRKLKEKHLNPYL; from the coding sequence ATGGCAATCGATTATGAAAAGGAAAAAGCAGCGCTAAACCAGAGTAAACCTGCACAGAAGCTCGTGTTTGAATCGGGTAACGAAATGGCGGCTATGGCAGCAGCTCAGATTAACTATCATATCATGGGGTATTTCCCAATCACTCCGTCTACTGAAGTAGCTCAGTTCTTAGATGCAATGAAGGCGAAAGGCCAGCATGACATTGTACTTATTCCTACTGATGGTGAACATGGTTCAGCAGGTTCCTGTTATGGGGCGGCTGCGGCAGGAGCACGTGTCTTTAATGCCACATCCGCCAATGGATTCTTGTATATGCTCGAGCAGTTGCCAGTACAATCGGGAACTCGCTTTCCTATGGTTATGAACTTGGCTACTCGTGCCATCAGTGGACCGTTGGACATACGTGGAGACCACTCAGACTTATACTATGGTTTCAATATCGGATGGCCTATCTTGTTAGCTAGAACACCACAGGCTGTTTACGATATGAATATTATGGCTTTGAAGCTAGCAGAGCATCACGATGTTCGCCTTCCGGTGCTAGTTGCTTATGATGGGTTCTTTACATCTCATCAGAAGCGTAGAGTACAATACTTCGAAGATCGTAAGGTGGTTCAAGACTTCGTTGGTCCACAACCGAAGAACTACAACTTCGCATTAGATCCAGCGAATCCGATTACGGTTGGACCTTATATGAACGATCCTGACCTCATTAATAATAATTATCAACAATCCGAAGCGATGTACCGTGCCTATGACGTATTTAAGCAAATTTCTAAAGAGTACTATGAGCTATCTGGACGCGAGTACCCGATCTTAGATCTTTACCAGATGGAAGATGCAGAAGTAGCGGTGTTCCTCATTAACTCTGCTTCAGAAACGGCTAAGGATGTTGTCGATAAGCTCCGTGCTAAAGGAATCAAGGCGGGAGTGATTAGTCCGAATATCATTCGTCCGTTCCCAGTGAAGGAGATCCAAGAAGCCCTAAAGAATGTGAAGGCGTTAGTGGTTGGTGAGCGTGCAGATTCCTACGGCGGTCATGGAGCGAATATTACACACGAAATCAAGTCAGCTCTACAGAGTGACCGTAATCCTGCTATGGTGATCAGCCGGGTATTCGGGGTTGGGGGTAAGGACTTCTATTCTGATGATGCAGAGAACTTCTTCCAATTGGGATTAGATGCAATTGAAAAAGGATACATTGAGAAGGCGTTTGACTACTACGGTCACACCCCGGGTAAAGCGGAATTATCACCAAAGCGTGTACTTGAGCCTCTTTATGGCGATGCCTATAAAACAGGATTAATTAAGGTAACGAAGAATGAGGAAACTGGAAAGTTAGATGTGAAGATTCCCCCTCTTCGCAGCTTGACAGGGAAACCGAAGCGAATCGCCCCTGGTCACGGAGCGTGTCCTGGATGCGGAATCTTCCCGGGATTAGAAATGTTCTTTAAAGGAATCGAAGGGGATATTGTCGTTCTATTCCAAACGGGATGTGCGATGGTTGTTACTACAGGTTACCCGTATAGTTCTCATAAGCAGACGTATATCCATAACCTATTCCAAAATGGAGGCGCCACGCTATCCGGTGTCGTTGAAGCTTTCCATGAGCTAAAGCGACGTGGGGAAATTGAGGTGCAAGATGACTTTACGTTTGTCATGGTGACTGGAGACGGTGGTATGGATATCGGTATGGGACCTGCCATTGGTGCCGCACTACGTAACCATAAGATGATCATTCTTGAGTATGATAATGAGGGATACATGAATACCGGAAGTCAGTTGTCCTATTCCACTCCTTTAGGTCATATGACGACCACTTCTAATGTTGGGAAGTACCAAGGTGGTAAGGCTTTCCACCATAAGGATACTGTTCAAATTATGGCTTCTACTAATATTTCTTATGCCTTTACAGGTACGGAAGCCTACCCACAAGACTTATTGAAAAAAGCAGCGAAAGCCCAATGGTACGCGCAAAATGTGGGAACGGTATACGGTAAGATCCTTATTGCTTGTCCTCTTAACTGGAAGTCTCCAGATGAACTCGGGGAATCTATCGTTGGAACGGCCGTTAATACTTGCTTCTTCCCACTTTATGAAATCGAGAATGGGGTAACGAATATCACCTACGATCCAGAAGAGAAAGGGAAGCGGGTAGATGTTTATGAATGGGTGAACTCGATGGGGAAGACGAAGCACCTAACTAAACCTGAATATGCGGATATGTTAGATACCTTCCGTCAAGAAGTAGAGAGACGCTGGAGAAAGTTAAAAGAGAAGCATCTTAATCCTTATTTATAA
- a CDS encoding 2-oxoacid:acceptor oxidoreductase family protein — protein sequence MLPKKNELGFFEIRLESIGGLGANLAGKMLAEAGVMGLGYNGMNFSSYGSEKKGSPVKAFVRFCEPDVEVRAHSPIEQPHVVGIFHEALYKTVDVCSGVYPDSIVLVNTTRGVDEVRKDLKLEYGTLAIVDALSIAVEEKTKVNTAMLGALFRVCDFLDPEAMKNIIRKTFEKKYPHLVEPNIRTFDRGYEEVQFKTYEAPADAEARSFVRPEPILGYETQPIGGVIVNPGNSILKDLSGSRQGFLPEYHDDKCIHCAACDTVCPDFCFVWEERPDKKGRPQMFLQGIDYQYCKGCLKCVQACPVEALTDKREEVGYAEDHRIPHKFVMAQ from the coding sequence ATGTTACCAAAGAAAAATGAGTTAGGATTTTTTGAGATACGCTTAGAATCTATTGGAGGTTTAGGAGCCAATTTAGCAGGGAAGATGTTAGCCGAAGCAGGGGTTATGGGGCTCGGTTACAACGGAATGAACTTTTCATCCTACGGTTCCGAGAAGAAGGGTTCACCTGTTAAAGCATTTGTCCGTTTCTGTGAGCCTGACGTTGAAGTTCGTGCACATAGCCCGATCGAACAGCCGCATGTTGTTGGGATTTTTCATGAAGCTTTATATAAAACAGTAGATGTATGTAGTGGTGTTTATCCAGACAGTATCGTTCTAGTTAATACAACTAGAGGGGTTGATGAAGTTCGCAAGGATCTGAAGTTGGAGTATGGAACACTTGCCATAGTTGATGCTTTAAGCATTGCCGTTGAAGAGAAGACCAAGGTAAATACAGCTATGTTAGGGGCTCTATTCCGTGTCTGTGACTTCTTAGATCCAGAAGCGATGAAGAATATCATTCGTAAGACCTTTGAAAAGAAATATCCTCATTTAGTTGAGCCGAATATCCGAACTTTTGATAGAGGATATGAGGAAGTTCAGTTTAAGACTTATGAAGCACCTGCTGACGCAGAAGCTCGTTCCTTTGTTCGACCTGAACCTATTCTAGGTTACGAAACACAGCCTATTGGTGGGGTAATCGTAAACCCTGGGAACAGCATCCTGAAGGACTTAAGTGGTTCTAGACAAGGATTCTTACCAGAATATCATGATGACAAGTGCATCCATTGCGCGGCCTGTGATACCGTTTGTCCGGACTTCTGTTTCGTATGGGAAGAGCGCCCGGATAAGAAGGGTCGTCCACAGATGTTCCTGCAAGGAATTGACTATCAATATTGCAAGGGCTGCCTCAAGTGTGTTCAGGCCTGTCCGGTAGAAGCATTAACAGATAAACGTGAAGAAGTTGGCTACGCTGAGGATCATCGCATTCCGCATAAGTTCGTGATGGCTCAATAA
- a CDS encoding genetic competence negative regulator, producing MRVERLSQDKIRIFLTFDDLHERGIEKEDIWRDIPKVHDLFNDMMEHAYQELGFEVMGPVAVEVFALPAQGMVVIVTRGRSQASTEDDADYDDDDIYEMEVTLEESEDIIFYFHDFEHLLEACHRTLSVLSEGGKVYSYNNRYYLVLDDIDMENQQLYHIIIALLSEYGEASTVTKYVLAEYGKTLVPENAIQVLCEHFK from the coding sequence ATGCGTGTTGAGCGCCTAAGTCAGGATAAGATAAGGATTTTCTTAACGTTCGATGATTTGCACGAAAGAGGAATAGAAAAAGAAGACATCTGGCGTGATATCCCGAAGGTCCACGATTTGTTCAATGACATGATGGAGCATGCCTATCAGGAATTGGGATTTGAAGTCATGGGACCCGTGGCTGTTGAAGTTTTCGCTTTGCCTGCACAAGGTATGGTAGTAATTGTAACAAGAGGAAGAAGCCAAGCATCAACGGAAGATGATGCAGATTATGATGATGACGATATATATGAAATGGAAGTTACACTCGAAGAGAGTGAGGATATTATATTCTATTTCCACGATTTTGAGCATTTACTAGAGGCTTGCCATAGAACACTTTCTGTTCTATCAGAAGGAGGCAAAGTCTATAGTTATAACAATCGTTACTATCTCGTACTCGATGATATTGATATGGAAAACCAACAACTCTACCATATCATTATTGCTCTTCTCTCAGAATACGGTGAGGCTTCTACAGTAACGAAGTATGTACTAGCCGAGTATGGCAAAACGTTGGTCCCAGAAAATGCGATTCAGGTATTATGTGAGCATTTTAAATAA